In Persicimonas caeni, a single window of DNA contains:
- a CDS encoding PhnA domain-containing protein — protein MSIAQELLDRANNQCELCASTALLRQYDVPSDEPRDTAIVICGECAAQLEEGAELDSNHWYCLQGSIWSENAAVKVLSWRLLHRLRGESWARDLFEQAYLTEDEQAWANEGVAQTSHVGPPTLDSNGQQLQDGDAVTLVRNLDVKGTNFVAKQGTRVKNIRLTDDPGHVEGKVNGVMLVLKTEFLKKA, from the coding sequence ATGAGCATCGCCCAAGAACTTCTCGACCGCGCCAACAACCAATGTGAGTTATGCGCGTCCACAGCGCTGCTGCGTCAGTACGACGTTCCCTCCGACGAGCCGAGGGATACGGCCATTGTCATTTGCGGCGAGTGCGCGGCCCAACTCGAAGAGGGCGCCGAGCTCGATTCCAATCACTGGTACTGCTTGCAGGGTTCCATCTGGAGCGAAAATGCGGCTGTGAAGGTCCTGAGTTGGCGTCTGCTCCACAGGCTCCGCGGCGAGTCGTGGGCCCGGGATCTCTTCGAGCAAGCGTATCTGACCGAAGACGAGCAGGCATGGGCCAACGAGGGCGTCGCCCAGACATCTCACGTCGGTCCCCCGACCCTAGATAGCAATGGCCAGCAACTTCAGGATGGAGATGCGGTGACGTTGGTGCGCAACCTCGATGTGAAAGGGACGAATTTCGTCGCCAAGCAAGGCACACGCGTCAAGAATATCCGCCTCACCGACGATCCCGGTCATGTCGAGGGGAAGGTCAACGGCGTGATGCTCGTGCTCAAGACCGAGTTTCTCAAGAAGGCGTAG
- a CDS encoding HEAT repeat domain-containing protein produces MNNPFIPEQFCSALYKGLGRAVLHVRKYGDEQIRKHLLDACVHVRSYDPQIEGSRAEWLLEMVDATSHGDFYREAILDALEVVEEGAVDAVWSADQLCDFALHYARRGHQRGRELLYQVYRENRFSEADWVAADQLLSLDGLDGLTFMAEVAGERILAGDRVDQWDAAVPTACEEFGSVQVLARLQEASAQSLGVSAFLEQFAEALPRRDKGADVTGIRRKVPSYEVISQAIDEARWQVGFQFRWFGRHASAEELCAIFDRLLGEQELEAALRCLWVFDSRELPELAPRVFEWLDSDDERLRTAAASALANTSDSRVRQAAVDRLEEPSSTTDLAAAIEMLRRNFRTDDADLILRCLPNDESISDEAKTRNHSLGSVLLELAENNADAALAPCLTWVYEKGPCSRCRTRAIEHLLEWGELSDKLRDECRFDVVEEIRELVV; encoded by the coding sequence TTGAACAATCCATTCATACCAGAACAATTCTGCAGCGCCCTCTACAAGGGCCTGGGGCGTGCTGTGTTGCATGTGCGCAAGTACGGCGACGAACAGATTCGCAAGCACTTGCTGGACGCCTGCGTGCACGTACGCTCATACGATCCCCAGATCGAGGGGAGCCGCGCAGAATGGCTGCTTGAGATGGTCGACGCGACGTCGCACGGCGACTTCTACCGTGAAGCAATCCTCGATGCCCTCGAGGTTGTCGAAGAGGGTGCTGTGGACGCTGTCTGGAGTGCCGACCAGTTGTGCGACTTTGCGCTGCACTATGCTCGTCGAGGCCACCAGCGTGGACGGGAGTTGCTCTACCAGGTGTATCGTGAAAACCGCTTCAGCGAGGCCGATTGGGTGGCTGCTGATCAATTGCTGTCCCTCGACGGACTCGACGGCCTCACGTTTATGGCGGAGGTCGCGGGCGAACGCATCCTCGCCGGGGACCGGGTAGACCAGTGGGACGCGGCTGTCCCGACGGCGTGTGAGGAGTTTGGTTCCGTCCAGGTACTGGCGCGCCTGCAGGAAGCCAGCGCCCAGAGTCTCGGAGTGAGTGCTTTTCTCGAGCAATTTGCTGAAGCGTTGCCGCGTCGAGACAAGGGCGCAGATGTCACAGGGATACGCCGAAAGGTGCCATCCTACGAAGTCATCAGCCAGGCGATTGACGAGGCGCGCTGGCAGGTTGGCTTTCAGTTCAGGTGGTTCGGAAGGCACGCTTCAGCCGAAGAGCTTTGTGCCATCTTCGATCGACTTCTTGGCGAGCAAGAGCTCGAAGCCGCGTTGCGGTGCCTGTGGGTGTTCGACAGCCGAGAACTTCCCGAACTCGCTCCGCGAGTCTTCGAATGGCTCGATTCGGACGACGAGCGGCTGCGCACTGCGGCCGCGTCGGCGCTGGCCAATACGTCTGACTCGCGCGTGCGGCAGGCAGCGGTCGACCGGCTGGAGGAGCCTTCGTCGACGACCGATTTGGCCGCAGCGATCGAAATGCTGCGGAGGAATTTCAGGACTGACGATGCGGACCTGATCCTGCGCTGTCTTCCGAACGACGAGTCGATCAGTGACGAAGCAAAAACGCGCAATCATTCGCTTGGGTCGGTGCTCCTCGAGCTGGCCGAGAACAACGCCGACGCAGCCCTTGCGCCATGTCTGACGTGGGTCTACGAGAAAGGGCCGTGTTCGAGGTGCCGCACTCGTGCTATCGAGCATCTGTTGGAATGGGGCGAGCTGTCTGACAAGCTCCGTGACGAATGCCGCTTCGATGTGGTCGAAGAGATACGAGAGTTGGTTGTGTAG
- a CDS encoding PP2C family serine/threonine-protein phosphatase, with amino-acid sequence MELDDGLLFVIADGAGGVGGGRTAAEHFIAAVPTWAGERPDDLLDPWTWCECLSNIDRDLYRTQNAGESTAVIIYVRDGLLAGASVGDSGAWLADGHGAPIELTAAQVRTPRLGTGQCSPTPIGPLPARGQLLLGTDGLFEYLGHDELVDALEDENIERSADALLEAVQLANEAFHDDVALIRGRLS; translated from the coding sequence ATGGAACTCGACGACGGGCTGCTCTTTGTCATCGCAGACGGCGCCGGCGGAGTTGGCGGCGGTCGAACGGCGGCCGAACACTTCATTGCTGCCGTGCCGACCTGGGCGGGCGAACGTCCCGATGACCTGCTCGACCCTTGGACGTGGTGCGAATGCCTAAGCAACATCGATCGCGACCTCTACCGAACGCAAAACGCCGGCGAATCGACAGCGGTCATCATCTACGTCCGCGATGGCCTCCTCGCCGGTGCGAGCGTCGGAGACTCCGGAGCCTGGCTCGCCGACGGCCATGGCGCGCCTATCGAACTGACGGCCGCCCAAGTTCGCACTCCACGATTGGGCACCGGCCAGTGTAGCCCGACCCCGATCGGTCCCCTGCCCGCTCGAGGCCAACTCCTCTTGGGCACCGACGGCCTCTTCGAGTACCTCGGCCACGACGAACTCGTCGATGCGCTCGAAGACGAGAACATCGAGCGATCGGCCGACGCACTGCTCGAAGCCGTTCAGCTCGCAAACGAGGCATTTCATGATGACGTTGCGCTCATACGAGGCCGTCTGAGCTAG
- a CDS encoding toxin-antitoxin system YwqK family antitoxin, whose amino-acid sequence METFEHDIETFPAGAEEVIDERHENGKPYRTEYYVDGEYVGNRHWSEDGELEAQNHFRGNQPHGPWYEFQDGHLSFITRYIDGLEHGVATQYLADGSVLGQYEMTLGTGTDLWYNYNTGLLAEEREYRDGKVHGYERVWDDFDGGRVWREEHYKQNLRHGIFREWDDEELVGGYPKFFIDDEEIGREEYIEAAREDATLPRYRVAEDAPGRTLLESTVAMLERFAGRRG is encoded by the coding sequence ATGGAGACCTTCGAACACGACATCGAGACGTTTCCGGCTGGTGCCGAAGAGGTGATCGACGAGCGTCACGAGAATGGAAAGCCGTACCGCACGGAGTACTACGTCGACGGCGAGTATGTCGGAAACCGTCACTGGTCCGAAGATGGTGAATTGGAGGCGCAGAATCACTTTCGAGGCAATCAGCCACACGGCCCTTGGTACGAGTTCCAAGACGGCCATCTGAGCTTTATCACGCGCTACATCGATGGACTCGAGCACGGCGTCGCCACGCAGTATTTGGCCGACGGCAGCGTCCTTGGCCAGTACGAGATGACTCTCGGGACGGGCACCGACCTCTGGTACAACTACAACACGGGCTTACTGGCCGAAGAGCGTGAGTATCGCGACGGCAAGGTCCACGGCTACGAGCGTGTGTGGGATGACTTTGACGGCGGCCGCGTATGGAGGGAGGAGCACTACAAGCAGAACCTGCGCCACGGTATTTTTCGAGAGTGGGACGATGAGGAGCTTGTTGGAGGGTACCCGAAGTTCTTCATCGATGACGAGGAGATCGGCCGCGAGGAGTATATTGAGGCGGCACGGGAGGATGCCACCCTGCCCCGGTATCGAGTTGCGGAGGATGCGCCCGGACGCACGCTGCTCGAATCGACTGTCGCGATGCTGGAGCGTTTCGCCGGCCGCCGTGGCTGA
- a CDS encoding AAA family ATPase: MQQGFLRTVVFRDEVEPDWDNYPFSIPAVRQLGGLAFDPKVTFFVGENGSGKSTIIEALAAVLGMNPEGGSKNLRFATRSSESNLHEVLRTVRNARREQTEFFLRAESYYNVATALEEHNSTGFYGGSPHEQSHGESFLNLVLHRFGPQGLYLLDEPEAALSPQRQLSFLARMHELVEQDSQFIIATHSPILMAFPQATIFLFSEDGIEEVEYEETDHYQLTRDFLNHRERYFQHLFE, encoded by the coding sequence ATGCAGCAGGGATTTTTACGCACCGTCGTCTTTCGTGACGAAGTCGAACCGGACTGGGACAACTATCCGTTCTCCATCCCGGCCGTGCGCCAGCTCGGCGGGCTCGCCTTCGACCCGAAGGTGACCTTCTTCGTCGGCGAGAACGGCAGTGGCAAGTCGACCATCATCGAGGCGCTCGCCGCAGTGCTCGGCATGAACCCGGAGGGCGGCAGCAAGAATCTGAGGTTTGCGACCCGTTCATCTGAGTCGAATCTGCACGAAGTGCTTCGCACCGTGCGAAATGCGCGCCGCGAGCAGACCGAGTTTTTCCTGCGCGCCGAGAGCTACTACAACGTCGCAACCGCCCTGGAAGAGCATAACAGCACTGGATTCTATGGTGGCTCCCCTCACGAGCAATCACACGGCGAGTCATTCCTGAACCTGGTGCTGCACCGTTTCGGGCCGCAGGGACTATACCTGCTCGACGAGCCGGAGGCCGCTCTTTCGCCCCAGCGACAACTCTCGTTTCTGGCGCGCATGCACGAATTGGTCGAGCAGGACTCGCAGTTTATCATCGCCACGCACTCGCCCATCTTGATGGCCTTCCCGCAGGCAACAATCTTTCTTTTCTCCGAGGATGGGATCGAGGAGGTCGAGTACGAGGAGACCGACCACTACCAACTCACCCGCGACTTTCTGAATCACCGAGAGCGTTACTTTCAGCATCTTTTCGAGTAG
- a CDS encoding IPT/TIG domain-containing protein codes for MFRDVRGSLALATALLIGLSGCAEEVEGPAPSVPAGDTLAPTFDPGFVCNEQVESWITVSGEEFSPLVVDSLNDPSVDFPTVTLTRSATIEGDELTTETVYTKTLEASDIADESHVKWIDSNTLAFYIDPDLDLPRGSFDVTITNPNGESATAEGAFGVLPRPTVTGVIPDMACVAQGERSVEVQGDHFLVSDSETPTVSIGDKTYEIDEANDCRELLSSAFGTHQVCKSLTITVAEGDFEPGQQQVTVNNIEPAACSSKPEEDTAGFLVVAPPTVTDVNSEPICSEQNEYADMSVSGENFIRVTDADGNVAMPTVTVGDTAYTASDASGCEPIEGLVNQTAERCTELTFAIAADDHQAAIGDGERSAELDVVVENPQPAGCSSTEALSLTVVPPPSVTDAQPEPSCVAEESKTVTVTGFGFLNIDGTLPQVQIGPNTYDADALSDCTAVEQTDGDPTAESVESCDTLTVTLPTAAVDPDTNHAITVINPETAACSSTEDVQYYVAGPPTFTNITPQPICTADGDNTMLVEGENFLEITDDTNTAHWPTVTIGGNVYDAANIGNCTDAPLQDDGLQRPTRICTTLEVVIPQGDLAAGDHAVSVTNPLEANCSSTEGNLNIVPPPTVNGITEEIACVAQGEKSFVVDGADFLVIDGAQPSVQVAGKTYAATVDTSSCTNATVNGRSVDTCTSLSFTVPQDDIAPGVVQVSVVNPDSAACTSTNTADLTIHPAPTVAAIQPNPICSDAGGSVEVTGQDFIVFDGTTPTVTVDGVAHTATADTTNDCTQLTSVTANTVYNCSRLTLDIPASDISTGTHVVGVANPSPVGCNSTDSTSLVALAPPTVSGVTEAIACNETADTTLTIAGTGFAKTATGELPTVTIGGTSVQTTAANGCTVVTGTAIETCTELEVLASAGTLAEGAQAIEVTNPGGGGCASGSTTDVDVFGVAQVSAVNPSLYCDQQGGTELTIDGSNFFVVDGNAPQVQIGTATYTATVDTSTCTTATARVESCTSLTVTVPEADLTSGTYDASVINPGPLDCPSSSTAPVVEAGAPTITAAQPDLVCSNDTAFQGSGSVTLTGTNFLVIDSTNPTVTVNGVAAIVTGTANCTSVTNPTYAVESCTELTVEVPSSERDVDMLFELQNPAPADCGQPTSFTLPVEPAPIVTAVTPLRICRDGGSVQIDGQNFEQGMTVDIAGIDADTVTVTSSTSATATWTSGLPPGDRTLTVTNPSTCSSDFSQPITVVAGPQVFYVDPPVAYNGINTQVKVYLSGLEGGSISDVTITDSQGNATSVAINFDPNTPNVVQATIPAGILAQGSTSDVFDITVTDDVNCAGTGNDLLTVTDELTVAVDNIDPPFGWTSSSTGVTVTATDPAPQGQVQFAATPRVYINPVNAGPTTLATELSALQFVDATELNGIVPTGMPVGQYDVIVVNPDGTVGLLTDPNDPALGAFEITQDPPPLVDTVTPGSWPTGEAALPVTIEGDNFRDPTVEAFCNDGTTTTAAPITRVGFTTTTIDVTVDTNPLSHLSSCYIVVTNGNDGTYAEYSPVTVFNPAGNFVSFQAGPNLVTARRDPLMSSGQPSRRAKFIYAFGGDDGASANALTSMEASQLDRFGNPTAWWTMPKPYNLNVAQNELPVGLTHTEAVRVDDFIYAVGGYEGPNGATTKVIRANVLDPLDVPEITNLELGFGEGIVGNDPGTYYYRVSAVLDTSAAHNPGGETLASEPQPVSIPLNFLKVELTWASFPDAVEYRVYRTATPDQPVGTEELLATVPAPQNGGPVTYTDTGADTPTTGATPLPLGSLGAWHQPTDTAGNPLALDVARYHHGVTFAPDPDTPGQYFVYAAGGGDGTSVFGDYEYFAVTVNGPRDQAVSPVTQDATNVLSIARWKMPALAATPQNSLVTDSYVYVMGGDQGGTVTRRNEAALVNPDGSLGAWTQVDDNQRSRAEYGAAIANNAVAVAGGDAGSTNTTADSSEICNPAEGCTAPDLVGWNSLSQVNLRLRALPGYVSYNGFFYLTGGYDTGTGAVLDTTDYSVLGGTP; via the coding sequence ATGTTTCGCGATGTACGAGGTTCCCTCGCACTGGCCACGGCCCTGCTCATAGGGCTGTCCGGCTGTGCCGAGGAGGTAGAGGGTCCCGCACCGAGCGTGCCAGCAGGAGATACGCTGGCGCCGACGTTCGATCCGGGATTCGTCTGCAACGAACAAGTCGAGAGCTGGATCACCGTATCCGGCGAAGAGTTCAGTCCCCTGGTCGTCGACTCACTCAACGACCCATCGGTCGATTTCCCGACGGTGACGCTGACCCGCAGCGCCACCATCGAGGGCGACGAACTGACGACCGAGACCGTGTATACCAAGACGCTCGAGGCGAGCGATATCGCTGACGAGTCCCACGTCAAGTGGATCGACAGCAACACGCTGGCCTTTTACATCGACCCCGACCTCGACCTTCCTCGGGGCAGCTTCGACGTCACGATCACCAACCCCAACGGGGAGTCGGCGACCGCCGAGGGCGCCTTCGGCGTACTGCCGCGCCCGACGGTCACCGGGGTCATCCCCGACATGGCCTGCGTCGCCCAGGGCGAGCGCAGCGTCGAGGTCCAGGGCGATCACTTCCTGGTCAGCGACAGCGAGACGCCCACCGTCTCCATCGGCGACAAGACCTACGAGATTGACGAGGCCAACGACTGCCGCGAGCTGCTCTCGAGCGCGTTCGGCACCCACCAGGTCTGCAAGAGCCTGACGATCACGGTCGCCGAGGGCGACTTCGAGCCGGGCCAGCAGCAGGTCACCGTCAACAACATCGAGCCGGCCGCCTGCTCGAGCAAGCCCGAAGAAGACACCGCCGGCTTCCTCGTGGTCGCGCCGCCCACGGTCACCGACGTCAACTCCGAGCCCATCTGCTCGGAGCAAAACGAGTACGCCGACATGAGCGTCTCGGGTGAGAACTTCATCCGCGTGACCGACGCCGACGGCAACGTGGCCATGCCCACCGTCACCGTGGGCGACACCGCCTACACGGCGAGCGACGCCAGCGGCTGCGAGCCCATCGAAGGGCTGGTCAACCAGACCGCCGAGCGCTGCACCGAGCTGACCTTCGCCATCGCGGCCGACGACCATCAGGCCGCCATCGGCGACGGCGAGCGCTCCGCCGAGCTCGACGTGGTCGTCGAGAACCCGCAGCCCGCAGGCTGCTCGAGCACCGAGGCGCTGTCGCTGACGGTGGTTCCGCCCCCGTCGGTCACCGACGCCCAGCCCGAGCCGAGCTGCGTGGCCGAAGAGTCGAAGACCGTCACGGTCACCGGCTTCGGCTTCCTGAACATCGACGGCACGCTGCCGCAGGTCCAGATCGGCCCGAACACCTACGACGCCGACGCGCTGAGCGACTGCACCGCGGTCGAGCAGACCGACGGCGACCCGACCGCCGAGAGCGTCGAGTCGTGCGACACGCTGACCGTCACGCTTCCGACCGCCGCGGTCGACCCGGACACCAACCACGCCATCACCGTCATCAACCCGGAGACGGCGGCGTGCTCGAGCACCGAGGACGTCCAGTACTACGTGGCCGGCCCGCCGACGTTCACCAACATCACCCCGCAGCCCATCTGCACCGCCGACGGCGACAACACCATGCTCGTCGAGGGCGAGAACTTCCTGGAGATCACCGACGACACCAACACGGCCCACTGGCCCACGGTGACCATCGGCGGCAACGTCTACGACGCGGCCAATATCGGCAACTGCACCGACGCGCCGCTCCAGGACGACGGCCTGCAGCGCCCCACGCGCATCTGCACCACCCTCGAGGTGGTCATCCCGCAGGGTGATCTGGCCGCCGGCGACCACGCCGTGAGCGTGACCAACCCGCTGGAAGCCAACTGCTCGTCGACCGAGGGCAACCTGAACATCGTGCCCCCGCCGACGGTCAACGGCATCACCGAAGAGATCGCGTGTGTGGCCCAGGGCGAGAAGAGCTTTGTGGTCGACGGCGCCGACTTCCTGGTCATCGACGGCGCTCAGCCCTCCGTACAGGTCGCAGGCAAGACCTATGCGGCCACCGTCGACACCTCGAGCTGCACCAACGCCACGGTCAACGGCCGCAGCGTCGACACCTGCACGAGCCTGAGCTTCACCGTCCCGCAGGACGACATCGCTCCGGGCGTGGTCCAGGTGTCGGTGGTCAACCCCGACAGCGCCGCGTGCACCTCGACGAACACCGCCGACCTGACCATCCACCCGGCCCCGACGGTTGCGGCCATCCAGCCCAACCCGATCTGCTCGGACGCCGGCGGCTCGGTCGAAGTGACCGGCCAAGACTTCATCGTCTTCGACGGCACCACCCCGACGGTTACGGTCGACGGCGTGGCCCACACCGCCACCGCCGACACCACCAACGACTGCACCCAACTCACGAGCGTGACGGCCAACACCGTCTACAACTGCTCGCGACTGACGCTCGACATCCCTGCGTCGGACATCTCGACGGGCACGCACGTGGTCGGAGTGGCCAACCCGAGCCCGGTCGGCTGCAACTCGACCGACTCGACCAGCCTGGTGGCGCTCGCGCCGCCCACGGTCAGCGGCGTGACCGAAGCGATCGCGTGTAACGAGACCGCCGACACCACCCTGACCATCGCAGGCACCGGTTTTGCCAAGACGGCCACCGGCGAGCTGCCCACGGTCACCATCGGCGGCACCTCGGTGCAGACGACCGCGGCGAACGGCTGCACGGTCGTGACCGGCACCGCCATCGAGACGTGCACCGAGCTCGAAGTCCTGGCCAGCGCAGGCACCCTCGCCGAGGGCGCGCAGGCCATCGAAGTCACCAACCCCGGTGGCGGCGGCTGCGCCTCGGGTAGCACCACGGACGTCGACGTCTTCGGCGTCGCTCAGGTCAGCGCGGTCAACCCGTCGCTGTACTGCGACCAGCAAGGCGGCACCGAGCTGACCATCGACGGCAGCAACTTCTTCGTCGTCGACGGCAACGCCCCGCAGGTCCAGATCGGCACGGCCACCTACACGGCCACCGTCGACACCTCGACGTGCACCACGGCGACCGCGCGCGTGGAGAGCTGCACGAGCCTGACGGTCACCGTCCCCGAAGCCGACCTGACCAGCGGCACTTACGACGCCAGCGTCATCAACCCGGGCCCGCTCGACTGTCCGTCGAGCAGCACCGCGCCCGTGGTCGAAGCCGGCGCCCCGACGATCACCGCCGCGCAGCCCGACCTGGTCTGCTCGAACGACACCGCCTTCCAGGGAAGCGGCAGCGTGACGCTGACCGGCACCAACTTCCTGGTCATCGACAGCACCAACCCCACCGTCACCGTCAACGGCGTGGCCGCCATCGTCACCGGCACGGCCAACTGCACGAGCGTGACCAACCCGACCTACGCCGTCGAAAGCTGCACCGAGTTGACCGTCGAGGTCCCCTCGAGCGAGCGCGACGTCGACATGCTCTTCGAGCTGCAGAACCCGGCGCCGGCCGACTGTGGCCAGCCCACGAGCTTCACGCTTCCCGTCGAGCCCGCCCCGATCGTGACCGCGGTCACCCCGCTGCGCATCTGCCGCGACGGTGGCAGCGTCCAGATCGACGGCCAGAACTTCGAGCAAGGCATGACCGTCGACATCGCCGGCATCGACGCCGACACGGTCACGGTCACCTCGTCGACCTCGGCGACGGCCACCTGGACCTCGGGGCTTCCCCCCGGCGACCGCACCCTGACGGTGACCAACCCGTCGACGTGCTCGTCGGACTTCAGCCAGCCGATCACGGTCGTGGCCGGCCCGCAGGTCTTCTACGTCGACCCGCCGGTGGCCTACAACGGCATCAACACCCAGGTGAAGGTCTACCTGTCCGGCCTCGAGGGTGGCAGCATCTCGGATGTGACCATCACCGACAGCCAGGGCAACGCGACCTCGGTCGCCATCAACTTCGACCCGAACACCCCCAACGTCGTCCAGGCGACCATCCCCGCGGGCATCTTGGCGCAGGGTAGTACCTCGGACGTCTTCGACATCACGGTCACCGACGACGTCAACTGCGCAGGCACCGGCAACGACCTGCTCACCGTCACCGACGAGTTGACCGTCGCCGTCGACAACATCGACCCGCCCTTTGGCTGGACGAGCAGCTCGACGGGCGTCACCGTGACCGCCACCGACCCCGCTCCGCAGGGCCAGGTGCAGTTCGCGGCCACCCCGCGCGTCTACATCAACCCGGTCAACGCCGGGCCGACGACCTTGGCCACCGAGCTGAGCGCCCTGCAATTCGTCGACGCCACCGAGCTCAACGGCATCGTGCCCACCGGCATGCCCGTGGGTCAGTACGACGTCATCGTGGTCAACCCCGACGGCACCGTCGGCCTGTTGACCGACCCGAACGACCCGGCCCTGGGCGCCTTCGAGATCACCCAAGATCCGCCGCCCCTGGTCGACACGGTCACCCCGGGCTCCTGGCCCACCGGCGAAGCCGCGCTTCCGGTCACCATCGAGGGAGACAACTTCCGCGACCCGACCGTCGAGGCGTTCTGCAACGACGGCACGACGACCACCGCCGCGCCGATCACCCGCGTGGGCTTCACCACCACCACGATCGACGTGACCGTGGACACCAACCCGCTGTCGCACCTGTCGTCGTGCTACATCGTGGTCACCAACGGCAACGACGGCACCTACGCGGAGTACTCGCCGGTCACCGTGTTCAACCCGGCCGGCAACTTCGTGAGCTTCCAGGCCGGCCCGAACCTGGTCACCGCCCGACGCGACCCGCTCATGTCGAGCGGCCAGCCGTCCAGGCGCGCCAAGTTCATCTACGCCTTCGGCGGCGATGACGGCGCGAGCGCCAACGCGCTGACCTCGATGGAGGCAAGCCAGCTCGACCGCTTCGGCAACCCCACCGCCTGGTGGACGATGCCCAAGCCGTACAACCTCAACGTGGCTCAAAACGAGCTGCCCGTGGGTCTGACCCACACCGAGGCGGTGCGTGTCGACGACTTCATCTACGCCGTCGGCGGCTACGAAGGTCCCAACGGAGCGACCACGAAGGTCATTCGCGCCAACGTGCTCGACCCGCTCGACGTGCCCGAGATCACCAACCTGGAGCTTGGCTTCGGCGAGGGCATCGTGGGTAACGACCCGGGTACCTATTACTACCGGGTCTCGGCGGTGCTCGACACGAGCGCAGCCCACAACCCCGGCGGTGAGACCCTGGCCAGCGAGCCGCAGCCGGTGAGCATCCCGCTCAACTTCCTCAAGGTCGAGCTGACCTGGGCGTCGTTCCCCGACGCGGTCGAGTACCGCGTGTACCGAACGGCCACCCCCGACCAGCCCGTCGGCACCGAGGAGCTGCTGGCGACCGTGCCCGCCCCGCAAAACGGCGGACCGGTCACCTACACCGACACCGGCGCGGACACGCCCACCACGGGCGCCACGCCCCTGCCGCTCGGCTCGCTGGGCGCCTGGCACCAGCCCACCGACACGGCGGGCAACCCGCTGGCGCTCGACGTGGCCCGCTATCACCACGGCGTGACGTTCGCGCCCGACCCGGACACCCCCGGCCAGTACTTCGTGTACGCCGCCGGCGGTGGCGACGGCACCAGCGTCTTCGGCGACTACGAGTACTTCGCAGTCACCGTCAACGGCCCGCGTGACCAGGCAGTCTCGCCGGTCACCCAGGACGCGACCAACGTGCTGAGCATCGCACGCTGGAAGATGCCCGCGCTGGCGGCCACCCCGCAGAACTCGCTGGTCACCGACTCATACGTCTACGTGATGGGCGGCGACCAGGGAGGCACGGTCACCCGTCGCAACGAAGCGGCGTTGGTCAACCCCGACGGCTCACTGGGCGCGTGGACGCAAGTCGACGACAACCAGCGCAGCCGCGCCGAGTATGGCGCAGCGATCGCCAACAACGCGGTCGCCGTGGCCGGCGGTGACGCCGGCTCGACCAACACCACCGCCGACTCCTCGGAGATCTGCAACCCCGCCGAGGGTTGCACGGCCCCCGACCTGGTCGGCTGGAACTCGCTGTCGCAGGTCAACCTGCGTCTGCGCGCGCTTCCCGGCTACGTGTCGTACAACGGCTTCTTCTACCTGACCGGTGGCTACGACACCGGCACCGGAGCCGTGCTCGACACCACCGACTACTCGGTCCTGGGCGGCACGCCCTAA
- a CDS encoding response regulator produces the protein MSHSSQNRSSSPVLLIEDDNTLRESLEMLLELKGYEVIAARNGKEGLQLLEEHGEVCLIVLDWMMPVMSGRDFLDVVSEHEAFGHIPVIVVSGFAGFDKTLPVDYLSKPIDTAALISKIRTQCS, from the coding sequence ATGTCCCATTCCTCCCAAAACCGAAGCAGCTCGCCCGTGCTTCTCATCGAGGATGACAACACTCTGCGCGAGAGCCTCGAGATGCTCTTGGAGCTCAAGGGCTACGAGGTCATCGCAGCGCGCAACGGCAAGGAAGGCTTGCAGCTGCTCGAGGAGCACGGCGAGGTGTGCCTGATCGTGCTCGACTGGATGATGCCGGTGATGAGCGGGCGCGACTTCCTCGACGTCGTCTCCGAGCACGAGGCGTTCGGCCATATCCCGGTGATCGTCGTCTCCGGGTTTGCCGGCTTCGATAAGACCCTTCCTGTCGACTACCTGTCGAAGCCGATCGATACGGCCGCGCTCATTTCCAAGATACGTACTCAGTGCAGCTAG